Proteins encoded in a region of the Sphingomonas sp. HMP9 genome:
- a CDS encoding DUF423 domain-containing protein, with protein MIIAILAALSGAIAVAAGAFGAHGASGSAAEWLKTGAQYQLVHIVAALVAIRMEARGPAWLFVIGAAIFALTLYAMALGAPRWFGAITPIGGALLIAGWLWLAWSAART; from the coding sequence ATGATCATCGCCATTCTCGCAGCGCTCTCAGGCGCGATCGCCGTCGCCGCGGGGGCGTTCGGTGCCCACGGCGCCAGTGGATCGGCGGCGGAGTGGCTCAAGACGGGGGCGCAGTATCAGTTGGTCCATATCGTCGCCGCACTGGTCGCGATCAGGATGGAGGCACGAGGGCCGGCATGGCTGTTCGTGATCGGCGCGGCGATCTTCGCACTGACGTTGTACGCGATGGCGCTGGGCGCACCGCGCTGGTTCGGCGCGATCACGCCGATCGGGGGCGCGCTGTTGATTGCCGGCTGGCTGTGGCTCGCGTGGAGTGCCGCCCGGACCTGA
- a CDS encoding DUF2256 domain-containing protein: protein MPNGVSKQNLPTKVCPACERPFTWRKKWARDWDSVIYCSDACRKKR, encoded by the coding sequence ATGCCGAACGGTGTCTCCAAGCAGAACCTGCCGACCAAAGTGTGTCCGGCGTGCGAGCGGCCATTCACGTGGCGCAAGAAATGGGCACGCGACTGGGACAGCGTGATCTACTGCTCCGACGCCTGCCGGAAGAAGCGCTGA
- the aroB gene encoding 3-dehydroquinate synthase, giving the protein MKTVTVELGARTYPIHVEAGILARAGDHLAPLAGTRRVAIVTDENLSVHLATLQASLTAARIASEAIVLPPGEGSKSWATLERLCDRLLELGVERGDHVVALGGGVMGDLVGFACSILKRGCNFVQIPTSLLAQVDSSVGGKTAINTRAGKNLIGAFHQPMMVLIDPQVLDTLPIRELRAGYAEVVKYGLIDDLAFFEWCEANGAALLAGDLALREYAIAHSVSAKARIVAADEHETNGTRALLNLGHTFGHALEAETGFSQALIHGEGVAAGCSLAFGFSAAQGICSGQDAERVAAHWCAVGLPDGLAAAKIGAGGARLVDHMRHDKKMAAGTLPFLLARGIGQTYLDKTVELADVETFLDARPR; this is encoded by the coding sequence ATGAAGACCGTTACCGTCGAACTGGGTGCGCGGACCTACCCGATCCATGTCGAGGCGGGAATTCTCGCAAGGGCGGGCGACCATCTCGCGCCACTCGCCGGCACGCGCCGCGTGGCGATCGTCACCGACGAGAATCTGTCGGTCCACCTCGCGACCCTGCAGGCGTCGCTGACGGCGGCGAGAATCGCGTCCGAGGCAATCGTGCTGCCGCCGGGCGAGGGCAGCAAGAGCTGGGCGACGCTGGAGAGGCTGTGCGACCGGTTGCTCGAACTCGGCGTCGAGCGCGGCGATCACGTCGTCGCGCTGGGTGGCGGCGTGATGGGGGACCTGGTCGGGTTCGCCTGCTCGATTCTCAAGCGCGGCTGCAATTTCGTCCAGATCCCGACGAGCCTGCTCGCACAGGTCGACAGCTCGGTCGGCGGCAAGACCGCGATCAACACGCGCGCCGGCAAGAACCTGATCGGCGCGTTTCATCAGCCGATGATGGTGCTGATTGACCCCCAGGTGCTCGACACGCTGCCGATCCGCGAGCTGCGCGCAGGCTATGCGGAGGTCGTGAAATACGGGCTCATTGACGATTTAGCGTTCTTCGAATGGTGCGAGGCCAACGGCGCGGCGTTGCTGGCTGGCGACCTGGCCCTCCGCGAATATGCGATCGCGCACAGCGTTTCGGCCAAGGCGCGGATCGTCGCGGCGGACGAGCATGAGACGAACGGAACGCGGGCGTTGCTCAACCTCGGGCATACCTTTGGTCACGCGCTGGAAGCCGAGACCGGCTTCTCGCAGGCGTTGATTCACGGCGAGGGTGTCGCGGCGGGCTGTTCGCTGGCGTTCGGCTTCTCCGCGGCGCAAGGAATCTGCTCGGGGCAGGATGCGGAGCGTGTCGCGGCGCATTGGTGCGCTGTCGGCCTGCCGGACGGTCTGGCGGCGGCGAAGATCGGCGCTGGCGGGGCGCGCCTCGTCGATCACATGCGGCACGACAAGAAGATGGCGGCCGGCACGCTACCCTTCCTGCTCGCGCGCGGAATCGGGCAGACGTATCTCGACAAGACGGTCGAGCTCGCCGACGTCGAAACCTTCCTCGACGCAAGGCCCCGCTGA
- a CDS encoding shikimate kinase, whose product MLQSHNPSGGRRPAPIDRPIVLVGLMGVGKTTVGRRLALRMNLPFVDADHEIEAASGMTVAEIFAKYGEEYFRDGERRVIARLIDGTPKIIATGGGAFINDDTRALILRDAVSVWLSAHPDILVERVGRRDTRPLLRNRDPGKVLAELARVRNPIYAQAHIHIVSNKTPHEATVAAILRALGR is encoded by the coding sequence ATGTTGCAAAGCCACAACCCTTCCGGCGGTCGCCGCCCTGCCCCGATCGATCGCCCGATCGTGCTCGTCGGGCTGATGGGCGTCGGCAAGACCACCGTCGGCCGCCGCCTCGCGCTGCGCATGAACCTGCCGTTCGTCGATGCCGACCATGAGATCGAGGCGGCGTCGGGCATGACCGTCGCCGAGATCTTCGCGAAATACGGTGAAGAGTATTTCCGCGACGGCGAACGCCGCGTGATCGCGCGGCTCATCGACGGCACGCCGAAGATCATCGCGACGGGCGGCGGTGCGTTCATCAACGACGACACGCGCGCGCTGATCCTGCGTGATGCGGTGTCGGTGTGGCTCAGCGCACACCCTGACATCCTGGTCGAACGCGTCGGGCGGCGCGATACGCGGCCGCTTCTGCGCAACCGCGATCCGGGCAAGGTGCTCGCCGAACTGGCGCGCGTGCGCAACCCGATCTACGCGCAGGCGCACATCCATATTGTCAGCAACAAGACGCCGCACGAAGCGACCGTCGCCGCTATCCTGAGGGCGCTTGGCCGATGA